DNA from Candidatus Stygibacter australis:
ATAGATCGTGATAAAATGTATCTTGCCAGTAAACTGCCAAGCTGGAATATTAAGGAGTCGGCAGATCTTGATAAGTATCTGAAAGAGCAATTGGCAAAGCTGAAGACAGACCACATAGATTTTTATCTTCTGCATGCCTTAAATGGTAGGAACTGGGAAAACTTGAAGAAAAACGGTGCTTTAGAATGGCTGGCAGCGAAGAAGAAATCAGGCGAGATAAAGCATGCCGGTTTTAGTTTTCATGACAATTTTATTGTATTTGAAGATATAATAACTTCTTATGACTGGGAATTTTGTCAGATACAATATAATTATCTGGATAAGAAATTTCAAGCTGGAGAAAGAGGAGTTGAACTGGCGAAGTCACGCGGTACAGGAGTGATCGGCATGGAACCCCTGCGAGGTGGACTTCTGGCAAAGCAGTCACCTAAGGAAGTAGCCGATGTGATCAAAAGCTCTGGGTATCAAGGAAGTCAAGTAAGTCTCAGTTTGCGCTGGGTATGGCAGCAGGAAGGCATTGATATGCTATTAAGCGGGATGAGTACACTTGAACAGATAAAGGAGAATGTAGAAATTGCTTCAAATCCTGAGTTGAAATTGAGTAATGAGGAAGAAAACCTTGTAGTTCTACTGGATCAGGCTTATAAAAGTCGGATAAAGGTGCCCTGCACAGCCTGTAACTACTGCATGCCCTGCCCTCAAGGAGTAGCGATTCCGGGGATATTCCATTTTTATAATTCAGCCCATATCTTTGATGATCAAGACTGGGGTATCAGATGTTATCCCTTTGTTAATAAAGATAATCAAGCGGATAAATGCGTCAAATGCGGAATTTGTGAAACCAAATGCCCTCAGCAGATCAAGATCATGTCAGCACTGGAGACAGCGCATAATTATCTGACGGTACGCCCATGATA
Protein-coding regions in this window:
- a CDS encoding aldo/keto reductase, with the protein product MMNYRELGNTGAKVSVLGFGLMRLPVIDKDVSKIDVVKSLEMVEYAVDKGVNYLDTAYPYHRGESENFAGTLWEHIDRDKMYLASKLPSWNIKESADLDKYLKEQLAKLKTDHIDFYLLHALNGRNWENLKKNGALEWLAAKKKSGEIKHAGFSFHDNFIVFEDIITSYDWEFCQIQYNYLDKKFQAGERGVELAKSRGTGVIGMEPLRGGLLAKQSPKEVADVIKSSGYQGSQVSLSLRWVWQQEGIDMLLSGMSTLEQIKENVEIASNPELKLSNEEENLVVLLDQAYKSRIKVPCTACNYCMPCPQGVAIPGIFHFYNSAHIFDDQDWGIRCYPFVNKDNQADKCVKCGICETKCPQQIKIMSALETAHNYLTVRP